GTTCCCGATGATCTCCGGCGTCAAGGAAATCCGTCAGGCCAAGGCGTGGCTGGCCCAGGCCAAGGCCGAGCTCCGGCGCGAGGGCGTGGACTACGACCCGGACATGCCGCTCGGGACCATGATCGAGCTGCCCGCCGCCGTGCTGATCGCCGACTTCCTGGCCCACGAGGTGGACTTCTTCTCCATCGGGACCAACGACCTGATCCAGTACTCCATCGGCGTGGACCGGACCAACCGGCACGTGTCCTACCTGTACCAGCCGCTGCACCCGGCCACCCTGCGGGCCATCAAGTTGGTGGTTGACGCCGCGCATCAGGCAGGCATAGAAGTATCCCTTTGCGGCGAGGTGGCCTCGGACCCGTTCTGCGTGCCCCTCCTGCTCGGCATGGGCATCGACTCCATCTCCATGACCCCCCAGGCCATTCCCGGCATAAAGCGGATCATCCGGCAGACCAACATGCACGACTGCCGCCTGCTCCTCAAGGACGTCCTGGAGTGCCGCACGGTCAGCCGCATCAACAATCTGGTGATGGACAACATCTTCAAGCACTTCCCCGAGGAAGTGACCTTCTTTTCCTCCCTGCTCGAAAACGACGAGCTGCCCAGCTAAGATCATGGCCAAGAAAAAAAACAAGACCCTCTCGCCCGACACCATCGCGGTCAACAAACAGGCCCGCCGCCTCTATGAGATCCTTGAGACCTTCGAGGCGGGCATCTCCCTGGTCGGCTCAGAGGTCAAATCCCTGCGCGCCGGACAGGTCTCCTTCAAGGATGGCTACGTCTCCTTCCGCCGGGACTCCGCTTTTCTGGTGGGCGTGCACATCGCGCCCTACGAGAAGACCGGCGTCTACGACCAGCACGACCCGGAACGTCCCCGCCGCCTGCTTCTGCACAAGCACGAGATCACCGAGCTTCAGGCCAAGACCGAACAAAAAGGCCTGACCGTGATGCCCATGAAGATGTATTTCAGCCGGGGCAAGGTGAAGGTCCAGCTCGGCCTCGGGCGCGGCAAGAACGTCCACTCCAAGAAGCAGGACCTCAAGGATCGCGACATCGCCCGGGACACGCAGCGGCAACTGGCCGCGTACAAGTAGGCTAGGCCCGCGTCCCGGACGCTCCCGTTCCTTCCTCTCCGCTCTCTCCTCCGCTCTCCACGGCCCCTTGCGGCGTCCCGTCGGGCTGCCCCGAGCTCCCCTCCGGTGCCTCTTCGTCCGGTGCCTCTTCGTCCGGTGCCTCTTCGTCCGGTGCCTCCTCATCCGGCTCGGACTCTTCAGACCGTGCGGACGCGGGGTTTGCGTCTCCGACCCCGGCCTGACGGGATACCGACTGGACGACCGGCGGCGCGAACCGTTTGGGAAATCCGGCCACAAAGCTCCAGAACATCAACTTGGCCATGCCCTGCCCCGGAAGAATACGGCAGACGCCGGGAAATCCGCATGATCTTTTTTCGCCGCTCCATGCGCTCCTCTTTGTCCACACGCCTAAAACAGGCCGAATGATACGTCTCAACGCAGAGCAAAGTGTGGCAACCGGTCGCCGGAAACGGCGCGAAGGGAGGACGGAATCAGAATAGCTTCGCCTGGACCTGCGGCTTGTCCTCGGGCCTGACCTTCCGGAAGGTCAGCCGGTGGAGACGGCAGGGGCCGAGCGTCCGGATGGCCTCGACGTGGGCCTTGGTGCCGTAGCCCATGTGCTTGGACAGACCGTAGCCGGGATAGCGCGCGGCCAGCCGGACCATGAGGCGGTCGCGGAAGGTCTTGGCCAGGACCGAGGCTGCGGAAATGGCCGGAACCTTGCCGTCGCCCTGGACCACGCACTCCTGGGGAATGTCGCGTTCAAGGGCGTGGTTCGGAATGAGTTTGTCGCCGTCGATACGCAGGAAACGCGGCTCGACCTTCATGGCCCGCACGGCCCGGCCCATGGCCCGGAAGGTGGCTTGCAGGATATTGATTTCATCGATCTCCCACGGCCAGGCCACGCCCAGCCCCCAGGCCACGGCCTGGGCGCGGATGAGCGGGTAGAGCATCTCCCGTTTGGCGGCAGTCAGCTTCTTGGAGTCGTTCAGCCCGGGCAAATCATATGCCTTGGGCAATACGCACGCCCCGGCCACCACGGGCCCGGCCAGACACCCCCGCCCGGCCTCGTCCACCCCCGCGATCTCCGCGGGC
This region of Desulfovibrio sp. Huiquan2017 genomic DNA includes:
- the smpB gene encoding SsrA-binding protein SmpB, producing the protein MAKKKNKTLSPDTIAVNKQARRLYEILETFEAGISLVGSEVKSLRAGQVSFKDGYVSFRRDSAFLVGVHIAPYEKTGVYDQHDPERPRRLLLHKHEITELQAKTEQKGLTVMPMKMYFSRGKVKVQLGLGRGKNVHSKKQDLKDRDIARDTQRQLAAYK
- a CDS encoding ribonuclease HII — encoded protein: MAQVLLFGGRQYAPAEIAGVDEAGRGCLAGPVVAGACVLPKAYDLPGLNDSKKLTAAKREMLYPLIRAQAVAWGLGVAWPWEIDEINILQATFRAMGRAVRAMKVEPRFLRIDGDKLIPNHALERDIPQECVVQGDGKVPAISAASVLAKTFRDRLMVRLAARYPGYGLSKHMGYGTKAHVEAIRTLGPCRLHRLTFRKVRPEDKPQVQAKLF